In Nyctibius grandis isolate bNycGra1 chromosome 6, bNycGra1.pri, whole genome shotgun sequence, a single genomic region encodes these proteins:
- the DCTN6 gene encoding dynactin subunit 6: protein MAEKAQKGVKIAPGAVVCVESEIRGDVTIGPRTVIHPKARIIAEAGPIVIGEGNLIEEQALIVNGYPENITPESEEVEPKPMVIGTNNVFEVGCYSQAMKVGDNNVIESKAFVGRNVILTSGCIIGACCNVNTYEVIPENTVIYGADCLRRVQTERPQPQTLQLDFLMKILPNYHHLKKTVKATSTPVKS from the exons ATGGCGGAGAAGGCGCAGAAGGG CGTGAAGATCGCGCCGGGGGCCGTGGTGTGCGTGGAGAGCGAGATCCGCGGGGATGTGACCATCG GCCCCAGGACCGTGATCCACCCCAAGGCGCGCATCATCGCCGAAGCGGGGCCCATCGTCATCGGCGAAGGGAACCTCATCGAGGAGCAGGCGCTCATCGTGAACGG GTATCCAGAAAATATCACGCCAGAAAGTGAAGAGGTGGAGCCCAAACCGATGGTCATTGGCACCAACAACGTGTTCGAGGTTGGGTGCT ATTCCCAAGCAATGAAGGTGGGAGATAACAACGTTATCGAATCCAAAG CATTTGTGGGCAGGAACGTGATCCTGACGAGCGGCTGCATCATCGGGGCCTGCTGTAACGTCAACACCTACGAGGTGATCCCCGAAAACACCGTCATCTACGGGGCCGACTGCCTCCGCCGCGTCCAGACCGAGCGGCCGCAG CCCCAGACGCTGCAGCTGGATTTCCTGATGAAGATCTTGCCAAACTACCATCACCTAAAGAAGACCGTGAAGGCCACATCCACTCCTGTCAAGAGCTGA